GCCCGAGAACTGCACCGTGACGCCCTGGTGAAAGAGCGACGGCTTGGAGACGGCCCTCCGCCGGGCCTCGGGCGgcgcgccgccccccccgcgggAGCTGTGGGCGGCGGCCTCCTGCCGCGGCGGTCTCGGGGCCTCGGCGGCCCGGGGCTCCACCTTGTAGGAGTGCGGCCTCGTGGCCAcgcccggctgggcagccgtcGGACGCTGGCTGCTCGCGGCGACCTCGGGCTTGGGGCCGGACGCGTGCAACGGGGTCACCACTTTGCTCTTCCCGCCGTAGCTGTTGAGGTTCGCCGCCGAGCTGCCGTCGCCAGGGAACGGCTCGGCCTTGTGCGAGGGCGGCGCCCAGGCAGCCGCTGGCCTGGCCTTGTTGTCGTGCGGGGCGAGGCTCTCCGAGGAGGTCTCCATCTTGGCTGTTGACGCGGGCGCTGGAGTCATCGCTCTGGTTTTTGCTCCGCTGCTGCCGAAGTCACTGTGAGAAGCTTCAGTCCGCGCTGCTGTGGTACTGTGAGGCCCACTCTCATAGCTGCTGTGGTGCTGAGACCCCACTGAGGGATTCATGATTATGGTTTTGCCTCCATAGCTGTTATAGTCGACTGGAGGGCCATTGTCAAAAGAGCGCTGTGACACTGGAGCGGGCCTGGCTTCACTGGCAGTGACATGGTGAGAGCTGGCGTCCATCTTATTTTGTAACATCACTGAGGGATTTACCACTTTGCTTTTTCCTCCAAAGCTGTTGAAGTCGGGCGCAGGGGTGGCGCCATAGTCGCAAACGTCGCCGGAGGACGTTTCTGGATTGGCCGTGGACTGCGGCGCGGGACTGCCGACGACCCTGGACTGGCCGCCGGGCAAACTCCGCTTGTGGACCAGGCCCAGTTTGGAGAGGGCCTCCATCCTGGACTTGTCCGGCGCCGGGTCCTGGAAGGAGTAGCTCCGGTTCGGAGCGTTCCGCGCCAGGCTCTCCTCCGGCTCCGGCGAGTGGGACGCCCCGGTCAGGTTGGCCAGGACCTTCGCCCGGCGCTCGTTGACGTTGACGGCCGCCTTGGCGATGGTCTTGCCGTAGTCCTTGCTGTTGCCCAACATGAAGCTGATGTTGTCCGGGTAGCGGGTGGGCTTGGCCAAAGTGGGAGGGCCCTGTCTGACCGGGCTTTCGGGCGGAGAACTCTGAGACTCGGTGCTCCTCCTGCGGGACAAGATGGAGGAGGCCGTGAGGATGGACCCGCCCCCCTTGTGCTCGGCGATCTTTTGGGCGATGACCACGGGTGTGGGGATGGACCCGGCGGGCTGGTACAGGCTGTGGCTGAAACCGTCCTCGCcgggggcgggaggggctgggggaggagcgAGGAGGTGAAATTCGGGGGGGAAGTTCTCCCTCGACTCTCGTTTCGCTTTGATCTCAAAATGGGACTCCGGGTTTACGGACACACTCCGAAAATCTGAGAAATAgaagataaatataaaaatataatcttaagggaaatttcacaattaatatacagtacagtcacaTTTACTGGGGTAGATATTGATATTGAAAATATCTCAATTTGCTTTCAAAACAGGCACAGAGAAGCCTTGATTCAGTTAATAAATATGATTATAGTTCTTGGACccaatatgtaatatttgctgTATGTTTACATcagaatttatttcatttcatcaaCATCTATGTGTTTTTAAGACATATGACAGGGGACAGGGTCTGGATCAGATTGGAAGTACGCATATATATTATCAATAAAAGTGCCCATTCACCCCTCGTGTATTATAAATTGTGCCAACCACATCAAAGCAAATAAGAGTGCAGATGGGAAATAAGAATTCCCCACTATGAAATGGGTTCCATGCTTTTAAATACGCACGCCtaataaactgcattttaacCAGGTTgttaaattgtatattttttgcTACAGAATATGAAAATCACGAATGTGCTCTGGGCACTGGAGTTCAGCAAATGAAATGACTAAACCACCAGTGACCTCACAGTAATTTCAGAGAGCAGAAAATGAGCCGTGGTACCTGGGATGGGTGGGCTGAACGGGACGTCCCGAGGCTCAGACTGGACGGGCTGGTTCAGGACCAGATCGATGATGTCCTGCTCTTTGGGGCTGAGGGACCGCTGAGCGCCCGCGGCCGAGACCGGGACTGGGACGGGACTGGGCGTGGCAGAGCGGCCGTCCGCCGAGGTGCTGCTCCCTGAGGAAAGGCCCCGCCCGGGGGGCTCCGAATCATCGTCCAGAGAGCCAATCGTTTCCTCGAAGAACAGGATGCACTCCTTCTCCTCTAGGCTCAGGAACTTCAGGGCCTCGTCCTCatcctcctgcagggggcgacacaGGGTCACATAAGGCACAGGAAAGCAGCCagaccccggggggggggggagcaaccGACAGGACGAGGTGGGTGTCTGCTTTTTACCGTCATCTATCCAAAGGACGGAGCCGGGGACCTGGAGTAATCTTCACTCCCTCTAATATCATTTTAACCGCTCATTTGTTCttaacagaaacacaaaggaaTGGGGAAGGCGGAGCCAAACCGATCGCGAGTCACCAAGGATACGGCGAGGGCGTGCTCTGTTTACACGGCGTGAGCGTTACGGCCTGATAACAGGGCAAAATAATTTCCTTCCATCCCGCCCCACTTCCTCCGCCCCGTCGCTGAATGGCCGCGGGACGGAGGTCTTGAGGACGGTAATTaggcggtgttttttttttttactacctgCTGACGCGCCGCGCGTGCGTTTTCTGCGGCAGCTGGCTCTGATGCAAGCGGAGTCTCCCGTGTCACGGCTCTGCTCTCTGAGCACTTCCTTATTATCCGACCAACCGGCTGGAAAGGTCCTCTCcaccccaggtgtgtgtgtgtgtgtatgtgtgtgtgtgtgcacacgcatgcgcatgtgtgcctGGGAGTTTAAACACAGGGCTGCTTGTTTGAGTGtaacctcctccccccccctccccgctccctccctccctccctccccaaacccaTATGGCCCAGCCCTAGAGACAAACAAAGACCCAAGAGTGCCCTGCCCTAAAAAGCAAGCCAACAGCCAAGGTGCAATTACAGCGGGTTAGGCCAAACAGAGGAGCAACAGGGACAGACAAAACGCTGTTAAATCGCTAAACAAAACCCGAACAGAAACTCTCAGGGAGGCACAATGCCGCTGCTACTCAGCCCTGTTGGTTGAATTACAGCAATTTGTCCGTTTTTGTGGAAACACTGTTAGTGCTGTTCAGAGAGGCTTAATCCGCGCAGCAGTGTAAACACTACTGTACACTGTATTGCTAGTATCAGAACCCCCACAGAAAGCTCCctccacttgtttttttttttctgaagaccGATACAAATCGTGCAttcacgtgaaaaaaaaaaaacaagcgttTGGAAATCGAAAGGAGTGGAAGAGCTCGTCTGAAATGCCGACAGCCCTCCGTGTAGGCGTCCCTTCGCGTACGCGTCTGACGAACCTGGTGCTCGAAGGCAGATTCTCAGTGATGCGTCACGTCTGGAACACCTGCACCCTCCACGCTCCTGCCCTGCTCTGCGCTGTCACAGCAACCCGACAAACAAACAATTTTCTGACATTTCTGTGTCACTACGGTAACAGAATTGCCAAGGCAATGTTGAGAAAACATTCAGGGTCAATTGAGTGGagttatttttcaaaatccCACGTAACCCTTCTGAAAACTAGTCTAATAAGTCTTTTCTTCTTGAAAGCCCATACAATACTCAGATCCTGAAATTATTGTCGCAATCCCGCAATCAGTTTCAGATCACCTTATTTAGCCTGCCACCTCATTCAGAACTTTCTGAAAAACCCACAGGCGCAGGTCCTCTGTGAGATGTGTACTACATGACCAGAGACACAGACCCTATACCTTATCTCTTCTGCTGATGTCTCAATGGACTCTATCCAATGCTGTAAAAATATGCACTGAAATTCACTacctcagaaaaagaaaaaccacgTCCTGCAACACCTACCGGCTGCCACGGATGTCAGAAGCACGGGGGGTCAGTGTCGAGGCTTGCGATGCCCAATGAAATTCACCCGGAGGCCATCCCTCTCGTAAAACCACGGCGAGGAAAGGAGTGTTTCAGAGAGCCGAGGCGATGCCGCTAACTCTGCGGAggagcgaacctgccggtgatGCCAAGCCAGAGGGCACTGCTCACTGAAACCAAAACCTGAAACCAGCCCTACTTGTAAGGACCTCAGGCCAGGGCTGCTCAACCTGTTACACCTCCCCTGGCGGCATGTGTCACCTCTAAGTCATGCTATAGGGGTATGTGAAGGTTAATCCGGTTTGGCTTCAGGACGCACTGTTCGCACGCCGCGGGTCAACTTCGCTGTATAAACAGTGACGGAGCAGACTTTCTCTCCTGGACACCCCATCCGCACACAAACCTCTTATTTATCCACCAACACCCCGGACTggtccatggcgacgcaacgcCGCCATTATACCGCTGATACAAAAAGTCATGGCGGCGGGacttaacctgctgaacactgtCGCTGTTAGTCTGaactttctttctttgctgAAACGAGTAAAAAACCAATCGGCCGTCCATTCTCCCCCTCATTAGTAAATGAACGGGAACACTGTATGTAGTAGAGTACCGTAATAGCATGGTCACACTGTTAAATGGTTGCAGATTAGTAGAACTATAGTCATGCTATAAATACTATAAATTAAGCTATGTTCTTAGctcatttttcttaaatattgGATGGTAACTGTTCAGGAAGTGATGAAACTAACTGCAGTGAAACTGTAGAAGTAGTTACTACTAatagtaaacttttttttgtcaaacttCTTACCaactaaaaaatatttccctgaGTTATGCTTATATTAACTAACTATACAGTATGcatatatttaatcatttttctcTGTCACCAACTGTGGCTACCTTCCAGCTAATGATACTGactttaatagttttttttttcttctgccatGGCCAAATTGGTAGCTCTAATTCAAAGatgcatattatttttggtttaaagcagtttttatttttaaataaaaacgaCTACTTGAAAAGTAAAAGCAAAATAGAAGCTACTGTTCTATTGAATGAGGTTTGGGTTTATTGTCAGTTTTGTCAGATAAGACGAACAACAATTATACAATGCACGAGGCAAGCCCTTCATTTCTGAATGACGTTGATTGCCTACAGAGAatagataaaatattttaacattcctTGGGTGTGGACATCTGCCACATGAGCCATTGTGTTGTTATGCTATTGTCCTACTATGGTTTCTGTCAGCGGGGTTGTTGTTTGTGGGTTTGgttgctgtttgctgttttgcAGGATGGACAACTGTTGTCTGTGCGAATCCTTCCCACCCTAAATGTAAACAGTGTCCGCTGTTTTATGGGTCCTCACCCAAACAAGCCTATAGAGGTCCCCTGGTCCTGCCTATGGGCATTGCACCTGTTCTATTCAAGCAGTGGCAGTATCAGGGCTTTGAAGTCTAATGAAGGTCCACTTATTATTAACAGCCCATTACATCATGAGGGCAAAGTAATTCAAAGTGAAATATACTAAAGGGATTACGTATCAAAAttattaagaacagaaaagcagCATGCTATCAGATGTGATGAGGAACAGTAGAAAGTAGAAaagcatatttgtattttgtgggCAATAATTTTTTGCAGTAAATGCATTGAAACATTATAGGAGTACAACATATCACTAATGATACTGTTGATAtgactattactactactactactactactactactgcttctGCTGCTACTGAGATTGATGTTCTGTCAATGCACTGTCACGAGTAAAACACAACACTGAACgaaaattttaaaacacagtAACTTCTGGTGACTACGGATTCACTTTAATGTCTGTTTATCGTATCGTGTAGGGAATCAGTTAGACAGTCTATTGACGACGTACTTGTCAATGTACACGTTTTGCAAAGTTTAGGATAACGCGTGAATTAAAGCTAGCCAATTTCCCGCATGCAAAACGCGAAGGTTAAAAGTGAATTGTAGCGGCAGGACTCGGCACATGACTTACGAAAGGCCTGCGGTTCTGTGAGTTTCTTCTGGAGCTCTCCTGACTCCCATTGAGTCCAAAGTGGAGACGGGGATCGGACGGCATATGAAAATCCATCAATCACTGACGAGGCTAGAGCGCACAACTTCTTGGCATTTTACGAGTAATCCCCCGTTTCCGGCGTCCGTCTTCTCTCAGTGCGAGTAAACATCCATCCTCAGGGCTTGTAGTCATCGCATATGTTTTCCAGAATTAAAGGCTGaaaagcaattttaaaaatcaatgctATTAATGGAATGTTGTTGTAAACAATGTATAATCATGTGTTGTCAAATCAAACGGTAGCCGTCTAGATTCTCGTTTCTCGCGGGGAATAAACTATATGCAACAATCGTAACCTCTGGGATTAGAAAGCATGGTACCACACCGATTTGTTCAATTTGTCGCATCACCTTCAACTTGTAAAACGCTTTGTCCCTTGACTGTACATTTGGAGTGTTGTCAGAATGTACAGGCGTAAAATATTGTAGGCCTGCTGCTAAAATGTGtagctagtttaaaaaaaatgttgtagtCACAGCACAGTAACGCCTTAGAGGAGAAGCTTTATCGCCTAGAACGTCCTGGTCTCTCCACAGGTTATGTGGTTTGGCACGTAGTCAGTGCTGTTTTAACGCACTGACAGACGAGTTATTCCGGATCAGGTATGCTGGCAAACAAGTTCACAACAATCCTTTTTCAAAGACCGTCAATAAGTACAAGAAACAACAGGAAACTTTTGTTTATAAGTATATGTATCTTTACATTGTATTCGCCGATATAATgcaattttaaattgaaatcttacaaataaagttttataaaGAATTTTCTTTGGTAATTCATCGATCGGAAAGAATACAAATAACTCTCCAAGGTTCGGACACAGATTTAGCAAATAATTGCCGAGAAACCCTAGAACTGATCAACCCAAGAAAGCGTGGATAAAGCTTACCCGTTATGAAGGCAATACGTAGGGAATTCACTCTCGCAGATGTTAATATACATGTACTGTTATTTAAAGTAAGTTCGCAAACTGCATTATGTTCCGTTTGATCGCTGACACAAGTAGCACATTAGCCAATAAATCGTAAAGCGGaaaatttatttccctttagTCCATCTTTCTGGTCACAATGGCCCAATGTCCTAGTTCCAATCTCAGCAGCCCAAGGGTATGAGTCCCTAACTTGAATGAGAGCTAACGTCTATAATTTTCTCCTCTCAACGCAAGCGCACAGAGGCGCGTCCCCTCCCTTGTCAAACCTCGACTTCTGACTCCGGGCTAGACCTTGCTGTACCCCTGACTGCGCACACTGCATTCAGCATAGCAGACGGCTACTTTTTTGCAACCTCAATTTTTCTAATGACAGTTAGCCCTATTTTATATAGCCCTTTCTGAAAAGTCATGTATCTGACGTTCACCTTAGAGAATGCACAAGGGCTGCCCTGGTGCGCAACTCTGCTGCGTTTCCACTTTATGGCACGTGCTCCAGACCCACCCTTGGCAACAACaactgagaaaaaagaaaacaaacccgTACAAATCCGGTTTTTAGAGATTCCTGACAACATTGGCAATGTCTAAAACCTAGTACTTTTCCCCACTACTCTTAGCAGCGCAGTAAACACACCCAGAGATGacaacttcattaaaaaaaattttttagtggaaattgcctttttttttttaccagtacATCCAATTTGTTAATACGTTTAGGCAATTTCACGTGATGCTGTAAAACCCAACCAGAAACTATTTTTCTTCAAGCTCCA
The nucleotide sequence above comes from Anguilla rostrata isolate EN2019 chromosome 7, ASM1855537v3, whole genome shotgun sequence. Encoded proteins:
- the LOC135258898 gene encoding proline and serine-rich protein 2, with the translated sequence MDFHMPSDPRLHFGLNGSQESSRRNSQNRRPFEDEDEALKFLSLEEKECILFFEETIGSLDDDSEPPGRGLSSGSSTSADGRSATPSPVPVPVSAAGAQRSLSPKEQDIIDLVLNQPVQSEPRDVPFSPPIPDFRSVSVNPESHFEIKAKRESRENFPPEFHLLAPPPAPPAPGEDGFSHSLYQPAGSIPTPVVIAQKIAEHKGGGSILTASSILSRRRSTESQSSPPESPVRQGPPTLAKPTRYPDNISFMLGNSKDYGKTIAKAAVNVNERRAKVLANLTGASHSPEPEESLARNAPNRSYSFQDPAPDKSRMEALSKLGLVHKRSLPGGQSRVVGSPAPQSTANPETSSGDVCDYGATPAPDFNSFGGKSKVVNPSVMLQNKMDASSHHVTASEARPAPVSQRSFDNGPPVDYNSYGGKTIIMNPSVGSQHHSSYESGPHSTTAARTEASHSDFGSSGAKTRAMTPAPASTAKMETSSESLAPHDNKARPAAAWAPPSHKAEPFPGDGSSAANLNSYGGKSKVVTPLHASGPKPEVAASSQRPTAAQPGVATRPHSYKVEPRAAEAPRPPRQEAAAHSSRGGGGAPPEARRRAVSKPSLFHQGVTVQFSGRGATDESRREALRKLGLLKNTP